From a region of the Vanrija pseudolonga chromosome 2, complete sequence genome:
- the adhA_0 gene encoding putative formaldehyde dehydrogenase AdhA, with translation MSDTTFKGWAGAKVEDPTTHLTLKEFTPKSFDPTDVDVAVRYCGICYTDIGSYQGEFGGIVEDRVCGHEVIGAVTRVGSDVKHLHVGDIVGIGAQTDSCGECEWCKSGQENLCSNNALTFAGQYIKGPSKGTPVYGGFANYWRGPAHFAVRVPDSLDPASSAPLLCGGVTVYAPLKRYGAGPGKKVGIIGIGGLGHMGILIAKAMGAEVTVLSRGQSKKDDALALGATHYIGTGEDLAADFKGHENSLDVIICTINPATLPIDQYISLLRPRGTIVLVGIVPAPLSLNTLPLIFKSVAVAGSVIGSPAQIAELFELIAAHPEAAPWVNKYRFEDMNKAMTDFNAGKAKYRLVVVNEENGGKL, from the coding sequence ATGTCCGACACTACATTCAAGGGCTGggccggcgccaaggtcgaggaccCCACCACGCACCTCACGCTCAAGGAGTTCACTCCCAAGTCGTTCGACCCCACCGACGTCGATGTCGCCGTGCGCTACTGCGGCATCTGCTACACCGACATTGGCTCGTACCAGGGCGAGTTTGGCGGCATCGTCGAGGACCGCGTGTGCGGCCACGAGGTGATCGGCGCCGTCACCCGCGTCGGCTCCGATGTCAAGCACCTCCATgtcggcgacattgtcggcatcggcgcccAGACCGACTCGtgcggcgagtgcgagtggtGCAAGTCGGGCCAGGAGAACCTGTGCTCGAACAACGCCCTCACCTTTGCCGGCCAGTACATCAAGGGCCCGAGCAAGGGCACCCCCGTGTACGGCGGATTCGCCAACTACTGGCGCGGCCCGGCGCACTTTGCCGTGCGTGTGCCCGACTCGCTTGaccccgcctcgagcgcccCTCTgctctgcggcggcgtgaccgTCTACGCGCCCCTCAAGCGCTACGGCGCCGGCCCGGGCAAGAAGGTCGGCAtcatcggcatcggcggcctGGGCCACATGGGCATCCTGATCGCCAAGGCCATGGGCGCGGAAGTCACTGTCCTCTCGCGCGGCCAGtccaagaaggacgacgcgctcgccctcggcgccacgcaCTACATCGGCACGGGCGaagacctcgccgccgacttcAAGGGCCACGAGAACAGCCTCGACGTCATCATTTGCACCATCAACCCCGCGACCCTCCCGATCGACCAGTACATCAGCCTCCTGCGCCCCCGCGGCACcatcgtgctcgtcggcatcgtgcccgcgccgctctcgctcAACACCCTCCCGCTGATCTTCAAgtcggtcgccgtcgccggctcGGTCATTGGCTCCCCCGCCCAGATCGCCGAGCTCTtcgagctcatcgccgcccaccccgaggccgcgccCTGGGTCAACAAGTACCGCTTCGAGGACATGAACAAGGCCATGACCGACTTCAACGCCGGCAAGGCCAAgtaccgcctcgtcgtcgtcaacgagGAGAACGGTGGCAAGCTCTAA
- the PA3568 gene encoding putative protein yields MSTDHLQDEIHRESLADPERFWRHQAEQLHWHKFPSQMLKTFTKTLPSGVEHKSWEWFPDGELSYCYNAVDRHVAAGRGNQPAIYYDSPVTRNKRTITYSELLDEVETLAGVLREEGVEKGDVVLIYMPQVPAAAIGILASNRLGAAHCVVFGGFSAPALAQRIDAVRPKVILTATCGIDGTKPPIPYRPFVHEAIRLATHKPRRTIIWQRSQVDWPADESKGERNWQALVKFVRDRGVRTECVPVASTAPCYISHTSGTTGNPKGVIRDTGGHAVGLHLSVAMVFNIRGPGSVIFAASDIGWVLGHAFILSAPLLTGAATIIYEGKPVGTPNAGAFWRIVEEYKVNTLYCAPTALRAMKREDPDYKYLKEIGERGGLKSLRALFLAGERSEPSIITSYQELLDAYAAPDAHVIDNWWSTETGSPITSRALIPQAGKDRQTKEVSYPPPELRPGSAGKPMPGFDLRIVDDDGNEVPRGTMGNIVLALPLAPTSFNTLWEDEQRFYKGYLERFNGKYLDTGDAGYQDKDGYVSIMARNDDVLNVSAHRLSGAAIEQSIASHPLVAEACVVGVPDALKGQLPFAFVTLSVADHPTSAVPDPKLLGEIQQLVRSQVGAIATLGGVIQGVGMIPKTRSGKTLRRVLRSLLENAADGDFDAKVDVPSTVEDIGAVEAARQKIREYMAIKGASHKAIEARHKL; encoded by the exons ATGTCCACCGACCACCTGCAGGACGAGATCCACCGCgagtcgctcgccgacccgGAGCGCTTCTGGCGCCACCAGGCGGAGCAGCTGCACTGGCACAAGTTCCCCTCGCAGATGCTCAAGACGTTCACCAAGACGCTGccgagcggcgtcgagcacaaGTCGTGGGAGTGGTTccccgacggcgagctcagCTACTGCTACAACGCGGTCGACCGGCacgtcgctgctggccgcggcAATCAGCCCGCCATCTACTACGACTCGCCCGTCACCCGCAACAAGCGCACCATCACCTACTCGGAGCtgctggacgaggtcgagaccCTCGCTGgcgtgctgcgcgaggagggcgtcgagaagggcgacgtcgtgctcaTCTACA TGCCCCAggtccccgccgccgcgatcggcatcctcgcgtcgaaccgcctcggcgcggcccaCTGTGTCGTGTTCGGCGGCTTCTCGGCCCCGGCTCTCGCCCAGCGCATTGACGCCGTCAGGCCAAAGGTCATCCTCACGGCCACCTGCGGCATCGACGGCACGAAGCCACCCATCCCGTACCGGCCGTTCGTGCACGAGGCGATCCGCCTCGCGACCCACAAGCCGCGCCGCACCATCATCTGGCAGCGCTCGCAGGTCGACTGGCCCGCCGACGAGTCCAAGGGCGAGCGTAACTGGCAGGCGTTGGTCAAGTTTGtgcgcgaccgcggcgtgcGCACCGAGTGCGTGCCGGTCGCCTCAACGGCCCCATGCTACATCTCGCACACGTCCGGCACGACCGGCAACCCCAAGGGCGTGATCCGCGACACTGGCGGCCACGCCGTTGGCCTGCACCTCTCCGTCGCGATGGTGTTCAACATCCGCGGCCCCGGCTCGGTCATCTTTGCTGCGTCTGATATCGGATGGGTGCTCGGCCACGCCTTCATCCTCTCGGCCCCATTgctcaccggcgccgcgaccATCATCTACGAGGGTAAGCCCGTCGGCACGCCCAACGCCGGCGCCTTCTGGCGTATTGTTGAGGAGTACAAGGTCAACACGCTCTACTGCGCTCCTaccgccctccgcgccatGAAGCGCGAGGACCCAGACTACAAGTACCTCAAGGAgattggcgagcgcggcggacTCAAGTCGCTCCGtgccctcttcctcgctgGAGAACGCTCCGAGCCATCCATCATCACCTCTTATCAGGAACTGCTCGACGCCTacgccgcgcccgacgcTCACGTTATCGACAACTGGTGGTCGACCGAGACGGGCTCGCCCATCACGTCGCGCGCCCTCATCCCCCAGGCCGGCAAGGACCGCCAGACCAAGGAGGTCAGCTACCCGCCCCCGGAGCTGCGCCCCGGATCCGCCGGCAAGCCGATGCCAGGGTTCGACCTGCgcattgtcgacgacgacggcaacgaggTGCCCCGCGGCACCATGGGCAACAttgtgctcgcgctgccgctggcccCGACGTCGTTCAACACGCTCtgggaggacgagcagcgctTCTACAAGGGCTACCTCGAGCGCTTCAACGGCAAGTACCTCGACACTGGAGACGCCGGCTACCAGGACAAGGACGGCTACGTGTCGATCATGGcgcgcaacgacgacgtgctgAACGTGTCTGCGCACCGTCTGTCGGGCGCCGCGATTGAGCAGTCGATCGCCTCGCACCCGCTCGTGGCCGAGGCATGCGTTGTCGGCGtgcccgacgcgctcaagggccAGCTGCCCTTCGCGTTCGTCACGCTGTCGGTCGCCGACCACCCGACGTCGGCCGTGCCGGACCccaagctgctcggcgagatCCAGCAGCTCGTCCGCTCGCAGGTCGGCGCGATCGCgaccctcggcggcgtgatcCAGGGTGTGGGCATGATCCCCAAGACGCGCTCGGGCAAGACGCTCCGCCGTGTCCTCCGCTCGCTGCTTGagaacgccgccgacggcgactttGACGCAAAGGTCGACGTGCCCTCCACCGTTGAGGACattggcgccgtcgaggccgcccgCCAGAAGATTAGAGAGTACATGGCTATCAAGGGCGCGAGCCACAAGGCCATCGAGGCGCGCCACAAGCTCTAg
- the lcf2_0 gene encoding Long-chain-fatty-acid--CoA ligase 2 — MAPTTGPRRGEEASWEVDADKPKPKGETRARRSYCTKELTQRPAPGIDTVHDIILYAGRTHGSKNGWGSREVMDVITEEHEVTRTVGDKVHSTTVKKEFLHLSPLNWLSYEQVLWEVRTLGSGLRQLGIGTEWSGKGRSKSYFNLYAKSSASWMLMAQACAFNAVPICTLYDTLTADDLLFALNEASVLAMFTNADLLKTIERVIAKTPSLQLIVYDGTPEPGLLEKFNWCKDVKLVHVDEVRRLGMQSPHQAIRAKRDDVFCCMYTSGGGGRAKGVLLTHGNICSAVGSVHKLVGAALADHECYLAFLPQAHIFEFVVELVFSFIGIPIAYGRTTTLSDAGVRHCKNDIMEARPSIMIAVPQVWDLLRKGIVTKVDQSGKVKKSVFNMAVKAKTAAMEHSIPGVAGVTNALVFNQVKATTGGRLRLLFNGGGRVSKATQRFLSAALVKMVQGYGLTEGTAMACINHPNRMAIDTVGGPVPGCEIKLVDRPEAGLEYLSTDNPPRGEIYIRGPAVFKGYYKRPHLDVAAFTQDGWFRTGDIGQWNKDGTLSIIDRVLNHVSLAGGKHIALERLESIYKTCQFVGNGCLVANEKHAQPCMIVTPHAINLQAFLKKHAAVLSGVNLESSSSISISRLSLSSSTGSMTGSSITANTATTGTSTTSTTIPDIDIDELCSDPQVVRLCLQELNAVGKREGLKPNELLEALVLVPDEWTPETGMLTAAQKLRRMDIASHYQDQVNKVYKHVPDEGLLPLLEDFPAYVPDRKDSAITAISQAGPWPVPPPRAGAR; from the exons ATGGCACCAACTACCGGGCCACGACGCGGCGAAGAGGCCTCCTGGGAGGTtgacgccgacaagcccaagcccaagggcgAGACTCGCGCCCGTCGAAGCTACTGCACCAAGGAGCTCACTCAGC GCCCAGCACCCGGTATCGACACTGTCCACGACATCATCCTCTATGCAGGACGCACGCACGGCTCCAAGAATGGCTGGGGCTCCCGCGAGGTCATGGACGTCATCACGGAGGAGCACGAAGTGACGCGTACCGTTGGCGACAAGGTCCACTCGACAACCGTCAAGAAGGAGTTCCTCCACCTGTCCCCGCTCAACTGGCTGAGCTATGAGCAGGTGCTGTGGGAGGTCCGGacgctcggcagcggcctgcgccagctcggcatcggcacCGAGTGGTCAGGCAAGGGCCGCAGCAAGAGCTACTTCAACCTCTACGCCaagtcgagcgcctcgtggATGCTCATGGCGCAGGCGTGCGCGTTCAACGCCGTGCCCATCTGCACGCTGTACGACACGCTCACAGCCGATGACCTGCTCTTCGCCCTCAACGAGGCGTCCGTCCTCGCCATGTTCACCAAcgccgacctgctcaagACGATTGAGCGCGTCATTGCCAAGACACCATCCCTCCAGCTCATTGTCTACGACGGAACACCAGAACCGGGACTGCTCGAGAAGTTCAACTGGTGCAAGGACGTCAAGCTGGTTCAcgttgacgaggtgcggCGGCTGGGCATGCAGAGCCCGCACCAGGCCAtccgcgccaagcgcgacgacgtcttcTGCTGCATGTACACGAGTGGTGGAG GCGGACGAGCAAAGGGTGTGCTCCTCACACACGGCAACATTTGCTCAGCAGTGGGCTCGGTGCacaagctcgtcggcgccgcatTAGCAGACCACGAGTGCTACCTCGCCTTTTTGCCACAGGCACACATCTTCGAGTTTGTTGTCGAGTTGGTGTTCTCCTTCATCGGTATCCCGATCGCCTACGGCCGGACAACAACATTaagcgacgccggcgtccgGCACTGCAAGAACGACATCATGGAGGCGCGGCCGTCGATTATGATCGCCGTCCCGCAGGTCTGGGACCTGCTGCGCAAGGGCATCGTGACCAAGGTCGACCAGTCgggcaaggtcaagaagTCGGTTTTCAACATGGcggtcaaggccaagacggccgcGATGGAGCACTCGATccccggcgtcgcgggcgtcaCGAACGCCCTTGTCTTCAACCAGGTCAAGGCGACCACTGGCGGCCGCCTGCGGCTGCTGTTCAACGGTGGCGGTCGCGTGAGCAAGGCGACGCAAAGGttcttgagcgccgcgctggtCAAGATGGTCCAAG GCTACGGTTTGACAGAAGGCACCGCAATGGCGTGCATCAACCACCCAAACAGAATGGCGATCGACACGGTCGGCGGGCCCGTTCCAGGCTGCGAGATCAAGCTTGTCGACCGACCAGAAGCGGGGCTCGAGTACTTGTCAACGGATAACCCACCACGAGGCGAGATCTACATTCGCGGGCCGGCCGTCTTCAAAGGCTACTACAAGCGGCCACACCTTGACGTCGCGGCCTTTACGCAAGACGGATGGTTCCGCACAGGCGACATCGGCCAGTGGAACAAGGACGGCACGTTGTCGATCATCGACAGGGTGCTCAACCACGTTTCCCTGGCTGGCGGCAAGCACATTGCCCTGGAACGCCTCGAGTCCATCTACAAGACGTGCCAGTTTGTCGGGAAcggctgcctcgtcgccaacgaGAAGCACGCGCAGCCGTGCATGATCGTCACGCCGCACGCGATCAACCTCCAGGCGTTCTTGAagaagcacgccgccgtgctcagcggcgtcaacctcgagtcgtcgagctccATCTCGATCAGCAGGCTCAGCTTGAGCTCCAGCACGGGCTCCATGACCGGCTCGTCGATCACGGCCAacacggccacgacgggcacgaGCACCACTTCCACGACCATCCCCGAtatcgacattgacgagctCTGCTCCGACCCCCAGGTCGTGAGGCTGTGTCTCCAGGAGCTCAACGCGGTCGGCAAGCGCGAGGGGTTGAAACCCAACGAGTTGCTGGAAGCATTGGTGCTGGTGCCAGACGAGTGGACACCAGAGACGGGCATGTTGACGGCTGCGCAGA AGTTGAGACGAATGGACATTGCGTCACACTACCAGGACCAGGTCAACAAGGTGTACAAGCACGTACCTGATGAGGGGTTACTGCCCTTGCTCGAGGACTTCCCAGCCTATGTGCCAGATCGAAAGGACAGCGCCATCACGGCTATCTCTCAGGCTGGACCATGGCCAGTACCGCCACCACGAGCGGGGGCGAGGTGA
- the UPC2_0 gene encoding Sterol uptake control protein 2 translates to MVKPDSPAIKLRFTTKGALVIEVGEWCTSCGHAHPSSSTQWDGIVRAVAKWMEKHAPACPHNALARGQMPVAWSDGAVSDAGGKAANQVTPQSDTGAPPLGTPSPAETSRSAVSLRSLVHQAPDIACGSAQSTTPPKATRPTSSSSRPPTASFSTPRVPPPAPPASNKSIRSVTGCSTCKWRKVKCDEQRPECGNCARKPGRKCVYLYALASGGQRPPSSSADVEPANPAPLEPEPEPESEPVTARDPSPVASSNAIVPSGSVPRPVSPRPWNPRKRSPDETPEQAIHDAGALLLSKSDAPPQKKRAMRPNLRLTLTSDLSPVATTPSNMPAPTPCSLPAPTPSSLPEATPSSLQAPTPSSLSAPTPRTLEAAISEAAVAHSFAPTLVGRPRPPPLSFNSAFHVQTRSNRQLEQIVDQHGLTWFIDASEVLDQQVLASQRKRTFANHRQTVLAYCWDKYLSCQARIPLDPSAVSTSRDELATLALLYAFLSVGARHYAYWVKMKMMPYEDHKIGGTVMLRLAVEALHSLVEAGNPAYDDAVEVDIECKIIMALEISLSSSVIGIDPLGHQVLALITTVMARNGGPEAAAKILTRTSLSTVSFDIVAAVMRESIQCVLRGRASKIQPDGDGSWLDDLPIAHRVLPESFGVSAPMVKTMLETIFVLYGNPSEGISPTRLKALYHTLNTTSIITIYSSPQPPRVQVGDLLLRHVLYAVVYLDGFSLKPCDAQLQNTSAAILELLFEVLNMGYPAARWNLAFIIGASLCRSEQRSAALSVLRLMADTCGCDDIEEATKTLLKEVWKRRDEGRGDWRWNHVMTSVDGLDVLYI, encoded by the exons ATGGTCAAGCCAGACAGTCCGGCCATCAAGCTACGCTTCACAACAAAGGGCGCACTCGTCATTGAAGTAGGCGAGTGGTGCACCTCGTGCGGTCATGCACAcccttcctcctcgacgcaGTGGGACGGGatcgtgcgcgccgtcgcaaAGTGGATGGAGAAgcacgcgccggcgtgcccccACAACGCGCTCGC ACGAGGCCAGATGCCTGTCGCTTGGAGCGATGGCGCCGTGTCCGATGCCGGAGGGAAGGCAGCCAACCAGGTTACCCCACAGTCGGATACTGGAGCTCCACCACTCGGCACGCCTTCCCCCGCGGAGACATCTCGCAGCGCCGTCTCCCTCCGCTCCCTTGTCCATCAGGCCCCAGATATCGCGTGCGGGAGTGCGCAGTCCACTACGC CGCCCAAGGCCACCCGccccacgtcctcgtcctcacgcCCGCCAACGGCGAGCTTCAGCACTCCACGCGTTCCGCCGCCTGCACCACCGGCAAGCAACAAGTCGATCCGCTCCGTCACTGGGTGCTCGACGTGCAAGTGGCGCAAAGTCAAGTGTGACGAGCAGAGG CCGGAATGTGGAAACTGTGCAAGGAAGCCTGGACGCAAGTGTGTCTACCTCTATGCCCTGGCGTCTGGTGGTCAACGGCCACCGTCCTCCTCAGCAGATGTGGAGCCGGCAAACCCTGCTCCTCTCGAGCcggagcccgagcccgagtccGAGCCCGTCACCGCCCGAGACCCCTCGCCGGTGGCAAGCAGCAACGCCATAGTGCCCTCTGGCAGCGTGCCACGGCCAGTGTCTCCACGACCATGGAATCCTCGAAAGCGCTCGCCGGATGAGACGCCCGAGCAGGCAATTCACGACGCGGGCGCCCTTCTGCTGAGCAAGAGCGATGCCCCACCACAGAAGAAGCGCGCGATGAGGCCCAACCTGCGCCTCACGCTCACGAGCGACCTCAGCCCGGTGGCCACCACACCGAGCAACATGCCGGCTCCCACGCCTTGTAGCCTACCAGCACCAACTCCCAGCAGCTTGCCAGAAGCAACACCAAGCAGTCTACAAGCGCCAACTCCAAGCAGtctgagcgcgccgacgcctcgTACCCTGGAGGCCGCCATCTCGGAGGCTGCAGTTGCACACTCCTTTGCACCGACATTAGTTGGGCGCCCGCGTCCTCCACCACTTTCATTCAACAGCG CATTCCACGTCCAGACGCGGAGCAACCGGCAGTTGGAGCAGATTGTTGACCAACATGGCTTGACGTGGTTCATTGACGCcagcgaggtgctcgaccaACAAGTGCTG GCGTCCCAACGGAAGCGCACATTTGCAAACCACCGCCAGACAGTGCTTGCATACTGCTGGGACAAATACCTCTCATGCCAGGCTAGGATACCGCTCGACCCCTCGGCAGTTTCAACATCACGAGACGAGCTGGCCACTTTGGCCTTGCTCTATGCCTTCctcagcgtcggcgcgagACATTATGCCTACTGGGTCAAAATGAAGATGATGCCCTACGAGGACCACAAGATTGGAGGGACTGTCATGTTACGCCTGGCCGTCGAAGCTCTCCACAGCCTTGTGGAGGCTGGGAACCCAGCATACGACGATgctgtcgaggtcgacatcgAGTGCAAGATCATCATGGCGCTGGAGATCAGTCTCTCGTCTTCT GTCATCGGTATTGATCCGCTCGGCCATCAAGTCCTCGCACTCATCACCACCGTGATGGCGCGAAATGGCGGTCCAgaggccgctgccaagaTTCTCACTCGCACCTCGCTGAGCACAGTGTCCTTTGACATCGTTGCGGCGGTCATGCGCGAGAGCATTC AGTGCGTTCTGAGAGGGCGGGCATCAAAGATACAGCCGGACGGAGACGGTTCttggctcgacgacctgccaATCGCCCACCGTGTGCTCCCCGAGTCGTTTGGCGTCAGTGCCCCCATGGTCAAGACGATGCTTGAG ACCATATTCGTTCTATACGGCAATCCTTCAGAAGGGATCTCACCCACTCGCCTCAAGGCTCTCTACCACACACTCAACACGACCTCGATCATTACCATCTACTCATCGCCTCAACCTCCGCGCGTGCAAGTTGGAGATCTTCT CCTTCGCCATGTTCTATACGCTGTGGTCTATCTGGACGGTTTCAGTCTCAAACCGTGCGATGCACAGCTTCAGAACACTTCGGCCGccatcctcgagctgctcttCGAGGTCCTGAACATGGGCTACCCTGCTGCCCGCTGGAACCTGGCCTTCATTATTGGCGCGTCGCTGTGCCGCTCTGAGCAGAGATCAGCTGCTCTGTCCGTCTTGAGGCTCATGGCAGACACTTGTGGCTGCGACGACATCGAGGAGGCGACCAAGACGTTGCTGAAAGAGGTGTGGAAGCGCCGCGACGAAGGGCGCGGGGATTGGAGGTGGAACCATGTCATGACGAGTGTCGATGGTCTGGATGTTTTGTATATTTAG
- the mfs2 gene encoding putative transporter mfs2, with amino-acid sequence MAEHSVEPVSDEKAVHQRHDLDGAVTNVDELRQGFSIPSLLAIALMLGGAWAAFPQLLGVTIPYGGSLNLIYSIWIVGAGCQCTYMTVSASETTESRVEGGTLIPQMGEMASAWPTSSGPQEYAFQLASPRFKRAMSYATGWSMSIMYLFALLACTVLEAGQILAMVSYAHPSYEPKKVHIWAVNCCLLVAGAMINIFGITAMHRLQTFSLLFFIAGFFIWLIVPVAVSPQHATPKEVFTTVFNQSGWSDFVAMMIGLSFVQPGYGIPDTVTHLAEETSRPEIDIPRAMYLSPAISTVTYTAMAISMMFCGVDFQTLLDSPTGYPYYDFLSHTVVNRIGVICLSTIILLGAVHPKLQVPVWSIALTCVFNCLFSLLLLGSDMALHTILGCIQVLQAWVYVPLLGLLMWRMRKYPEVPPMSLGRWGWPINIGSMAYQLFTAVFWHFPYTWPYDAMDFSSSSAPKDPNKQWIEFDPDDPAAPHNWSRPYKTWVVMLLSWLSLSLTFASSISSPTVHQLMREFNCSWEVGQLTTTMFLIGTGIGSMPSAPLSELFGRLPVYIISLALATVFAVGCAVSNSITCLCIMRLLGGFMSAAPLANAGGSLNDVSNAVIRSLTLPVYAATGFVGPVLGPLVGSYVANSPHLGWRWCYWIVVIANGAAFLTTTLFMPETNAAALLRFKAFKLRRAGHKEWFAPIEEASLGQATADSLKRPFKMLAVEPILQLVVLYLTIVYICLYGFFVAYPIVFGTHGIGPAKVGLMYIPILVGFALLFIIKYLHFLRYRRLATPPAKEIPSSPVVPDTNSASSDSATIVDGGEANDVDWDGKLIHVEPEERLIPLMFTCILLPAGLFWFAWTSPSRYSVWALMMSGIPFGIGVLGVFQDSYLYLIDAYGQYASSALAGATLVRYVVSGCVILAFPRMFQTLGHPWAGSLLGFLAVAMIPVPYAFYYFGSRIRARCEFTTRPPS; translated from the exons aTGGCCGAGCACAGTGTCGAGCCTGTCTCGGATGAGAAGGCTGTCCACCAGCGCCATgatctcgacggcgcggtcaccaacgtcgacgagctgcgccagGGGTTCTCGA TCCCTTCCCTCCTTGCCATCGCGCTcatgctcggcggcgcgtgggctGCCTTCCctcagctcctcggcgtAACGATCCCGTACGGAGGG AGCCTCAACTTGATCTACAGTATCTGGATCGTCGGTGCCGGGTGCCAGTGCACGTACATGACGGTGAGTGCGAGCGAGACGACCGAGAGTCGCGTCGAGGGTGGTACGCTGATACCGCAGATGGGCGAGATGGCCTCGGCATGGCCCACCTCGTCCGGCCCGCAAGAGTACGCTTTccagctcgcctcgccacgctTCAAGCGCGCCATGTCGTACGCGACTGGGTGGAGCATGTCGATCATGTACCTCTTCGCGCTCCTCGCATGCACCGTCCTGGAAG CTGGACAGATCCTCGCCATGGTGTCGTACGCCCACCCGAGCTACGAGCCCAAGAAGGTGCACATCTGGGCCGTCAATTGCtgtctcctcgtcgcgggcgCGATGATCAACATCTTTGGGATCAC agCGATGCACCGGCTCCAGACGTTCTCCCTGCTCTTCTTCATTGCTGGCTTCTTCATCTGGCTCATCGTGCCAGTGGCGGTATCACCGCAGCATGCGACGCCCAAGGAAGTCTTCACAACCGTCTTCAACCAGTCGGGGTGGAGTGACTTTGTCGCCATGATGATAGGCCTCAGCTTCGTTCAGCCGGGCTACGGCATCCCCGACACTGTGACGCACCTTGCCGAGGAGACGTCCCGCCCAGAGATCGACATCCCTCGCGCCATGTACCTCTCGCCGGCTATCTCGACGGTGAC GTACACCGCCATGGCCATCTCCATGATGTTCTGTGGGGTCGACTTTCAGACTCTGCTCGACTCGCCAACAGGGTACCCTTACTACGACTTCCTGTCGCACACGGTCGTCAACCGCATCGGCGTGATCTGCCTCAGCACGATCATCCT cctcggcgccgtccacCCCAAGCTCCAAGTCCCTGTCTGGTCCATCGCGCTCACTTGCGTGTTCAACTGCCTCTTctcgctcctgctcctcggctcTGACATGGCACTTCACACGATCCTCGGCTGCATCCAAGTCCTCCAAGCTTGGGTGTATGTGCCTCTCCTGGGCTTACTCATGTGGCGCATGCGCAAGTATCCGGAGGTGCCGCCAATGAGCCTCGGCCGGTGGGGCTGGCCGATCAACATTGGATCTATGGCGTACCAGTTGTTCACGGCCGTGTTCTGGCACTTCCCTTACACCTGGCCGTACGATGCCATGGACTTTA gctcgtcctcggcgccaaaaGATCCCAACAAGCAGTGGATCGAGTTTGACCCAGACGACCCGGCAGCCCCGCATAACTGGTCAAGACCGTACAAGACCTGGGTTGTCATGCTGCTCTCGTGGCTCAGCCTCAGCCTTACTTTCGCCTCGAGCatctcctcgccgaccgTCCACCAGCTGATGCGCGAGTTCAACTGCAGCTGGGAAGTGGGACAGCTCACGACCACCATGTTCCTCATCGGGACCGGCATTGGGTCGATGCCCTCGGCACCACTGTCTGAGC TGTTCGGCCGACTGCCAGTCTACATCATCTCGCTGGCCCTCGCGACCGTGTTTGCGGTCGGGTGCGCCGTGTCGAACAGCATCACGTGCCTGTGCATCATGCGCCTGCTGGGCGGGTTCATGTCGGCTGCTCCGCTCGCCAACGCAGGCGGGAGCCTCAACGACGTCAGCAATGCAGTCATCAGGTCCCTCACGCTACCAGTGTACGCCGCGACAGGGTTCGTTGGCCCCGTGCTTGgcccgctcgtcggctcGTACGTCGCCAACAGCCCGCACCTCGGCTGGAGGTGGTGCTACTGGATCGTCGTGatcgccaacggcgccgccttcctcaccACGACGCTCTTCATGCCCGAgaccaacgccgccgcgctgctaCGCTTCAAGGCGTTCAAGCTCCGCCGTGCAGGCCACAAGGAGTGGTTCGCGCCCATCGAGGAGGCAAGCCTCGGCCAGGCTACTGCCGACAGCCTGAAGCGCCCGTTCAAGATGCTCGCAGTCGAGCCCATCCTCCAGCTGGTGGTGCTCTACCTCACAA TCGTCTACATCTGCCTGTACGGCTTCTTCGTGGCCTACCCCATCGTATTCGGAACCCACGGCATCGGGCCGGCGAAAGTGGGGTTGATGTATAtccccatcctcgtcggctTTGCCCTTCTCTTCATCATCAAGTATCTCCACTTCCTGCGGTATCGCCGGCTTGCGACACCACCGGCAAAGGAGATTCCCTCGTCGCCAGTGGTACCCGACACCAACTCTGCATCGTCGGACAGCGCGACgatcgtcgacggcggcgaggccaacGACGTCGACTGGGACGGCAAGCTAATCcacgtcgagcccgaggagcgGCTTATCCCTC TCATGTTCACGTGCATACTCCTCCCTGCGGGCCTGTTCTGGTTCGCGtggacctcgccgtcgaggtacTCTGTGTGGGCGCTGATGATGAG TGGTATCCCATTCGGTATCGGTGTGCTGGGCGTCTTCCAAGACTCGTACCTCTACCTGATCGACGCCTACGGACAATATGCGTCCTCTGCC CTCGCGGGGGCAACATTGGTCCGGTACGTCGTCTCTGGGTGCGTCATCCTCGCATTCCCGAGGATGTTCCAGACCCTTGGCCATCCATGGGCCGGCTC ACTCCTCGGGTTCCTCGCCGTGGCGATGATCCCCGTCCCCTACGCATTCTATTACTTCG GCTCGCGCATCCGCGCCCGGTGCGAGTTCACcaccaggccgccgtcgtaG